From a region of the Gossypium raimondii isolate GPD5lz chromosome 10, ASM2569854v1, whole genome shotgun sequence genome:
- the LOC105777840 gene encoding chitinase-like protein 2, with the protein MEAKWLVLFSVAAMLMALANCQESVKPLVKMVKGKKLCDKGWECKGWSKYCCNHTISDYFQTYQFEDLFAKRNTPVAHAVGFWDYHSFISAAAQYQPHGFGTTGEKLQNMKEVAAFLGHVGSKTSCGYGVATGGPLAWGLCYNKEMSPSKIYCDDYYKYTYPCTPGVSYHGRGALPIYWNYNYGETGEALKVDLLNHPEYLEDNATLAFQTAMWRWMTPVKKHQPSAHDVFVGNWKPTKNDTLAKRVPGFGTTMNVLYGDQVCGQGDSDSMNNMISHYLYYLDLLGVGREEAGPHDMLTCEEQEPFTVSPSSATSS; encoded by the exons ATGGAAGCCAAATGGCTGGTTCTTTTTTCAGTGGCGGCAATGCTGATGGCACTGGCCAACTGCCAGGAATCTGTGAAGCCATTGGTGAAGATGGTAAAGGGCAAGAAGCTGTGTGACAAAGGGTGGGAATGTAAAGGGTGGTCAAAGTATTGTTGCAACCATACCATTTCTGATTACTTCCAAACTTACCAGTTTGAGGACCTTTTTGCGAAGCGTAACACGCCGGTAGCTCATGCGGTTGGGTTCTGGGATTACCATTCTTTCATTTCGGCTGCTGCTCAGTATCAGCCTCATGGATTTGGTACCACTGGGGAAAAGCTCCAGAATATGAAGGAAGTCGCTGCTTTTCTTGGACATGTCGGCAGCAAAACTTCAT GTGGCTATGGAGTCGCTACCGGGGGACCATTGGCTTGGGGTCTTTGCTACAACAAAGAAATGAGCCCTAGCAAAATATATTGCGATGATTACTACAAATACACCTATCCTTGCACACCAGGAGTCTCATATCATGGCCGTGGTGCCTTGCCTATCTACTGGAACTACAACTATGGGGAAACTGGAGAGGCTTTGAAGGTGGACTTGTTGAACCACCCAGAATACTTAGAAGACAACGCAACCTTGGCTTTCCAGACAGCAATGTGGAGGTGGATGACGCCGGTGAAGAAACACCAACCCTCAGCCCATGACGTTTTCGTTGGCAACTGGAAACCAACCAAGAACGACACCTTGGCCAAGAGGGTTCCAGGTTTTGGAACCACCATGAATGTTCTTTATGGTGACCAAGTTTGTGGTCAAGGTGATAGTGATTCCATGAACAATATGATCTCTCATTACCTTTATTACCTTGACCTTTTGGGAGTTGGCCGAGAAGAAGCTGGTCCTCATGATATGCTCACCTGTGAAGAACAAGAACCCTTCACTGTTTCTCCTTCATCCGCAACATCATCATGA